CAGAATGCAGTGCTGCTTGGAAACGCTTTTGTGGGCTACGAAGATGTCGGCATCTTCCTTGCGTCCCACGATCAGGAGCGATTTTTTGAGATCGATGGCATTACCGCCGTTGAGTGGCACAAGTCGGATTCGCATGCCCCACCTGAAATTAGAAACCTAATTCTACCGCGTGGGGCGTCAGAGAATCGATAACAAATTGGATATGTTCATCGAAATCCACGCCCAGGTCGGCCGCACCTCTCTCCATATCTTCGCGGGAAACGTTCTTGGCGAAACCCTTCGACTTCATCTTTTTTCGAACGCTCGAAGCCGTCATCCCGGTAAATTTTTCGGGTCGAACGTGGGCAACCGCGGTGATGAAGCCACAGAGCTCATCGCAGGCATATAACGCTTTGTGAAGACGGGTGACCCTCGGGCATTCGGGCAGGTAATCCGCATGAGACTTGATGGCGTAGGTGATTTCTTCGGATACGCCAAGAGATTTGAGGATCTTCTCACCTTCCAAGGGGTGCAAAGGTGGATCGGGATATCTCTCGTAGTCGAAATCGTGAAGGAGACCAACCAGGGCCCACAACTCCTCGTCTTCCTGCCACTTTCGAGCGTACGCTCGCATAGCCAATTCCACGGCTCGCATGTGCCCGCGCAGGCTTTCGCTCTTCACATATTCCTGAACGAGTTTCCAGGCTTGCGCGCGATCCATTATTTGGACTCCGCCAATTGGGTCGCCTGTTCTTTGAGTTTGTTTGCGTGGGCTTCTCGGGCAGCATTTCCCAATTCGTTGCCGCCGACCGAGTAGTTGAGATAGCGCGACCACCAATCGACGGAATCTTTCCAGGCATCCTTAATCAAAGCGGCTGAGATTTTGCCCGGTTCCGCGAGTGCCCGGAGGGAAAGCCGTTCCGCCTTCTCGTGCACTGCCATGGCTACGTAATAAAGTGCATCTTTACTCGTCATCGTAAAAACGACTCGCGAAACCAGACTCATCGCCCGTCCGGAAGCTTTGAAAATCTGTTCGATGTTACCTTGGGCCAGTGCTTTCGCCGATGCGTCGTTACTTCGTTCCGCCCGGCTGAGTGCTGCATAGGCCTGGTTCGCCGCCTCGCACCATTTGAAGACTTCTTTTTCCAAATTGGGGTCTTTCTGGATGATCTGCCGTTCGGCTTCGGCAGTATCCTTAAGCTTCAGAAGCTTATTGATCGTATCATTCAATGAACCGCGGAAGAGGCCTTGAACAATCGGCGGATCCGCTTCCGGATTGCCATCCATATTGAAATGCATTTTCAGAAAGCCGTTAGAGAAGATCTTGAGTGGCCCACCGCGTGCCTGCTCGCTTTCCAGGGTGAAGAACACCCGAGGAAAAGCTTCCATGGGAATAACCTGGCTTCGAATCTGATCGAGTATTGGCGGGTTAATTGCCAATAGCTGTATCAGATGGCAAAAATTAGCCGGATCTCCCGGTACATTCCAGATTTGCGGTTCGAACCCGGCATCCTTGAGTTT
The genomic region above belongs to Telmatocola sphagniphila and contains:
- a CDS encoding HD domain-containing protein, with protein sequence MDRAQAWKLVQEYVKSESLRGHMRAVELAMRAYARKWQEDEELWALVGLLHDFDYERYPDPPLHPLEGEKILKSLGVSEEITYAIKSHADYLPECPRVTRLHKALYACDELCGFITAVAHVRPEKFTGMTASSVRKKMKSKGFAKNVSREDMERGAADLGVDFDEHIQFVIDSLTPHAVELGF